In Vigna unguiculata cultivar IT97K-499-35 chromosome 3, ASM411807v1, whole genome shotgun sequence, a single genomic region encodes these proteins:
- the LOC114175881 gene encoding NAC transcription factor 29-like, whose amino-acid sequence MDATTSSELPPGFRFHPTDEELIVYYLCNQATSKPCPASIIPEVDLYKFDPWELPDKTEFGENEWYFFSPRDRKYPNGVRPNRATVSGYWKATGTDKAIYSGSKLVGVKKSLVFYKGRPPKGDKTDWIMHEYRLAESKQSANRKIGSMRLDDWVLCRIYKKKNMGKTLEHKEAHPKVQITNLIAENNDEQKTMMNLPRTWSLTYLLDMNYLGPILSDGSYCSTFDFQISNANIGIDPLVKSQPVEMGNNYVADSGKY is encoded by the exons ATGGATGCTACCACAAGCTCTGAACTCCCCCCTGGCTTCAGGTTTCACCCAACGGACGAGGAACTAATCGTGTATTACCTTTGCAACCAAGCCACATCCAAGCCCTGTCCTGCTTCTATCATCCCAGAAGTGGATCTCTACAAGTTTGATCCATGGGAATTGCCAG ATAAAACAGAGTTTGGAGAAAATGAATGGTACTTCTTTAGTCCACGAGACAGAAAGTACCCAAATGGGGTGAGGCCTAACCGAGCAACAGTTTCTGGGTATTGGAAAGCCACTGGCACAGACAAAGCAATCTATAGCGGATCTAAGCTTGTGGGGGTGAAGAAATCCTTAGTATTTTACAAGGGTAGGCCACCAAAGGGTGACAAGACTGATTGGATTATGCATGAGTACCGCTTGGCGGAATCAAAACAATCAGCTAACAGAAAAATTGGATCCATGAGG CTGGATGACTGGGTCCTGTGCAGGATTTATAAGAAGAAGAACATGGGAAAAACATTGGAGCACAAGGAGGCACACCCGAAAGTTCAAATCACTAATCTTATAGCTGAAAACAATGATGAGCAGAAAACGATGATGAACCTTCCCAGGACTTGGTCCCTCACTTACCTTTTGGATATGAATTACTTGGGTCCGATTTTATCTGATGGTTCCTATTGCTCAAcctttgattttcaaatcagcAATGCCAATATTGGAATTGACCCCTTAGTAAAATCTCAACCCGTTGAAATGGGCAACAATTATGTAGCAGACTCGGGGAAGTACTGA